A genomic window from Fusarium oxysporum Fo47 chromosome VIII, complete sequence includes:
- a CDS encoding uncharacterized protein (uncharacterized conserved protein-domain containing protein) translates to MSSHYTPVGYSMPLPVPSKGSQYPTYSQYSVSPPECDDSVSSASGIPSYSNGGYSATSSGYQYSGGYGEYESTRSASGVDFQEYMQDRFANSFDPIPLDRSMAMQAQTSGKMNAKHRELMELQKKAQARLAKTRERFQEGMRDAHEVRSDLEWTQKKVGEYFTLVMPPSIPTCMNYSFMQGEREVTLKSGSLSAAIEPPGARCLAAFKQSDKAGVWAVLSQERQPHGFWGSSCGVPGDSVSGFAARHDVSEPIAAWETCLETSLGMGDAGAAEGCKVVLLVAFAEGVY, encoded by the exons ATGTCTTCTCATTACACTCCTGTGGGCTACTCCATGCCTCTTCCCGTTCCCTCCAAGGGCTCCCAATACCCCACCTACAGCCAGTATTCCGTCTCGCCTCCGGAATGTGATGACTCGGTTAGCTCCGCCTCGGGCATCCCCTCCTACAGCAATGGTGGATACTCGGCTACCTCGTCCGGGTACCAATATTCTGGAGGATACGGCGAATATGAAAGCACTCGCTCTGCTAGCGGCGTTGACTTCCAGGAGTACATGCAAGACCGCTTTGCCAACTCTTTTGACCCAATCCCCCTTGACCGTAGTATGGCCATGCAAGCTCAGAC ATCTGGTAAAATGAATGCCAAGCACCGCGAGCTTATGGAGCTTCAGAAGAAGGCGCAGGCTCGTCTTGCGAAGACTCGTGAGCGCTTCCAGGAGGGTATGCGAGATGCCCATGAGGTGCGCAGCGATCTTGAGTGGACACAAAAGAAAGTTGG TGAGTATTTCACGCTTGTCATGCCACCCTCAATCCCGACCTGCATGAACTACTCGTTCATGCAAGGGGAGCGTGAGGTGACGTTGAAATCAGGGTCACTAAGCGCGGCAATTGAGCCGCCTGGCGCGCGGTGTCTTGCTGCTTTTAAGCAGAGCGACAAGGCAGGCGTGTGGGCAGTTCTTAGCCAGGAACGCCAGCCTCATGGCTTCTGGGGCAG CTCCTGTGGGGTGCCAGGGGATAGCGTCAGCGGGTTTGCAGCAAGACATGATGTGTCGGAACCGATTGCTGCATGGGAGACGTGCTTGGAAACCTCTCTGGGTATGGGTGACGCGGGAGCAGCCGAGGGCTGCAAGGTCGTCCTGCTCGTGGCATTTGCCGAGGGGGTGTACTGA
- a CDS encoding P-loop containing nucleoside triphosphate hydrolase protein, with amino-acid sequence MASEKVKKRSPRAWDALTPPLAEWIRDAVATMGFSQMTPVQAATLPHFLGNKDVVVEAVTGSGKTLAFLIPLVQKLLRLSEPTKKHHVAAIIVSPTRELAAQIHTVLVNLLQFHEASAEILPHLKGDEKRTSTTVPAIVPQLLVGGTTTTAQDLSFFLRHSPNVLISSPGRLVELLSSPHVHCPQSSFEVLVLDEADRLLDLGFKPDLQKILSHLPKQRRTGLFSASVSEAVGEIIRVGLRNPVKIEVKVKMKDGGILEDRKTPASLQMAYMVKPASQKLPALAELLRQLPIKPQRSIVFLSTCAAVDYFQHVLPAILPEGFALVPLHGKHPAKVREKNFNRFLNSVAPTILLTTDLAARGLDIPQVDLVVQIDAPSDPKAFIHRSGRAGRAGRKGLAVVMLHPGREEDYVQFLEIRKTPISKLEKPTVFTSEEDAVAATKKMRDLVLTDRALFDKAQKGFVSWARSYGAHQATSIFRAADLDWADLGNAWGLLRMPRMPELKSWKGDKMCGLEIDWDNYAYKEKTREQARKAALEEERSGEKKDKSDETKRKRKNNEAWSAKHEKEDERVERREKRRKRREAEATSKMTDEEKFKQMELNELIAEVRRQNREKAAAEAAAAKKDKEDEFAGFDD; translated from the exons ATGGCTTCAGAAAAGGTCAAAAAGAGAAGCCCGAGAGCTTGGGATGCTCTTACTCCTCCTCTTGCAGAATGGATTCGCGATGCGGTCGCAACTATGGGCTTCAGCCAAATGACACCCGTCCAAGCTGCAACACTACCACATTTCCTCGGAAACaaagatgttgttgttgag GCTGTCACTGGCAGTGGAAAAACCCTCGCCTTTCTCATCCCTCTTGTACAAAAACTTTTGCGACTTAGCGAACCCACGAAGAAGCATCATGTTGCTGCGATAATCGTCTCTCCCACGCGCGAATTGGCCGCTCAAATTCATACTGTTCTCGTCAACCTGTTACAATTCCACGAAGCTTCGGCTGAAATCCTCCCACACCTCAAAGGCGACGAAAAACGAACTTCTACTACCGTGCCCGCCATCGTACCCCAGCTGCTCGTTGGAGGTACAACGACCACCGCGCAAGATCTCAGTTTCTTCCTTCGACATAGCCCAAATGTTCTTATCTCCTCGCCCGGCCGACTTGTCGAACTCTTGTCTTCACCTCACGTCCACTGCCCTCAATCCTCTTTTGAGGTTCTCGTCCTCGATGAAGCCGATCgacttcttgaccttggcttTAAGCCTGATCTCCAGAAAATTCTATCACACCTTCCAAAACAAAGAAGAACTGGTCTTTTCAGCGCCAGTGTTAGTGAGGCTGTTGGAGAGATTATCCGAGTTGGTTTACGAAATCCCGTCAAGATCGAGGTTaaggtcaagatgaaggatggAGGAATTCTTGAAGACAGAAAAACACCTGCCAGTCTCCAAATGGCATATATGGTCAAGCCTGCTAGCCAAAAGCTGCCTGCCTTGGCAGAACTTCTTCGACAATTACCTATAAAACCCCAACGAAGCATTGTCTTCCTCTCCACATGCGCCGCGGTCGATTACTTTCAACACGTTCTACCTGCGATCCTACCAGAAGGTTTTGCGTTGGTGCCTCTTCACGGGAAGCACCCAGCTAAAGTACGAGAAAAGAACTTCAACCGCTTTTTGAACTCTGTTGCCCCCACAATACTACTTACAACAGACTTGGCAGCTCGTGGATTGGATATTCCTCAGGTTGACTTGGTGGTTCAGATCGACGCTCCTTCAGATCCCAAGGCGTTTATCCACCGTAGTGGAAGAGCTGGTCGTGCAGGCCGAAAGGGTTTGGCGGTGGTTATGTTGCACCCCGGGCGAGAGGAGGACTACGTTCAGTTTCTGGAGATTCGCAAAACACCGAtttccaagcttgagaagccaACTGTTTTTACATCAGAGGAGGATGCCGTGGCTGCtacaaagaagatgagggatCTGGTGTTGACGGATAGAGCACTTTTCGACAAGGCTCAGAAGGGATTTGTGAGTTGGGCTCGAAGCTATGGCGCCCATCAGGCAACATCTATCTTCCGCGCAGCTGATCTCGACTGGGCTGATCTTGGTAATGCATGGGGACTGCTTCGCATGCCCAGGATGCCTGAGCTCAAGAGCTGGAAGGGCGACAAGATGTGTGGTCTCGAAATTGACTGGGACAATTACGCCTACAAGGAGAAGACACGCGAGCAAGCACGAAAAGCAGCTCTCGAAGAGGAAAGGtctggagagaagaaggacaagagcGACGAGACAAAGCGAAAGCGAAAGAACAACGAAGCATGGAGCGCTAAGCACGAAAAGGAGGATGAGAGAGTTGAGCGCAGGGAGAAGCGACGTAAGCGCCGTGAGGCTGAGGCTACGTCTAAGATGACGGACGAAGAGAAGTTCAAGCAGATGGAGCTAAACGAACTCATCGCCGAGGTCCGGAGACAGAACCGCGAaaaggctgctgctgaagctgcgGCGGCTAAGAAGGATAAGGAGGATGAGTTTGCGGGCTTCGATGATTAG
- a CDS encoding exportin CRM1 — protein sequence MAASIEELDVLVRSFYEGRGEQQKAAQAALNQFKEDPDAWLMVDKILSDAQYPQTKYLGLQVLDNVILTRWKVLPREQCQGIRNFIVQFIIQCSSTEESLRQQKTLLNKLNLVLVSVLKQEWPHNWPTFINEIISSCHSNLSICENNMIILRLLSEEVFDYSAEQMTSTKTRNLKQTMCAEFSQIFNLCQEVLNTATQPSLIKATLETLLRFCNWIPLGYIFETPLIETLRTRFLSTPEFRNVTMQCLTEIGGLQTGGPGQPNSYDEQLVKMFTETLTTIANIIPVSLDLKSTYPSSNSRDQEFIQNLALFLCNFFGMHLNLIEKLPNRDFLIHGHYYLIRISQIDDREIFKICLDYWLKLVQELYEEMQQLPMTDLNPLMAVGAGMSGSGAPNPTMLNNYPLRKHKYNEVLSNLRVVMIEKMVRPEEVLIVENDEGEIVREFVKESDTVQLYKTIRECLVYLTHLDVVDTENIMTEKLARQVDGSEWSWHNCNVLCWAIGSISLAMNEETEKRFLVTVIKDLLGLTEMKRGKDNKAVVASNIMYIVGQYPRFLKAHWKFLKTVVNKLFEFMHESHEGVQDMACDTFIKIARQCRRHFVALQPSEQEPFIEEIVRNMGKITCDLTPQQVHTFYEACGYMVAAQGNKHQQERLLADLMAIPNAAWDEIIKQATVNPTILQDAETIKVIGNIMKTNVSACSSVGSYFYPQIGRIYHDMLQMYNATSTLISEAVARDGELATKMPKVRGLRTIKKEILKLIEVYVDKAEDLQAVRAQMVPPLLESVLVDYNRNVPGARDAEVLKACSTIITKLSALMEDQVPTIMQNVFECTLEMINKDFSEFPEHRVEFFNLLRAINLHCFPALLKLDNNQFKFVIDSCSWAFKHDNRDVEAAGLNMALELINNIAEKTDVQTANAFFQRFFITILQDVFFVVTDNDHKAGFKTQSMLLMKLFYYINPADGSQPKIQGPIYSPDQAQAGTDNREFVANFVANLLQNAFRNLQANQITSFVEGLFTLNTQYDKFRLNLRDFLVSLKEFAGDNAELFIVEKEQQEQDAKAADMERRQKVGGLLKPSELDDEEL from the exons ATGGCCGCCTCCATTGAAGAGCTGGACGTCCTCGTCCGCTCCTTCTACGAGGGGCGCGGTGAGCAG CAAAAAGCCGCCCAAGCTGCTCTCAACCAG TTCAAAGAAGACCCCGATGCGTGGCTCATGGTCGACAAGATCCTCTCGGATGCGCAGTACCCTCAAACCAAAT ACTTGGGTCTGCAGGTTCTGGACAAtgtgatcttgacaagatggaAGGTCCTCCCTCGGGAGCAGTGCCAAG GAATCCGAAACTTCATCGTCCAGTTCATTATCCAGTGCTCGAGCACCGAAGAGTCGCTGCGCCAGCAAAAGACCTTGCTCAACAAGCTTAATCTCGTCCTCGTTTCCGTACTCAAGCAGGAGTGGCCTCACAACTGGCCTACCTTTATCAACGAAATCATCTCGTCCTGCCACTCCAACCTATCCATCTGCGAGAACAACATGATCATTCTTCGCTTGCTCTCGGAGGAAGTTTTCGATTATTCAGCCGAGCAGATGACATCAACCAAGACACGCAACCTCAAGCAGACCATGTGCGCCGAGTTCTCGCAAATCTTCAACCTCTGCCAGGAGGTTCTCAACACGGCCACACAGCCTAGTCTGATCAAGGCGACCCTCGAGACCCTTCTACGATTCTGCAACTGGATCCCCCTGGGATACATCTTCGAGACACCGCTTATCGAGACACTGCGAACCCGTTTTCTCTCGACCCCCGAGTTCCGTAACGTCACCATGCAGTGCCTTACTGAGATTGGTGGTCTTCAGACTGGAGGCCCCGGCCAGCCCAACTCTTACGACGAGCAACTTGTTAAGATGTTCACCGAGACCTTGACTACCATTGCTAACATTATTCCCGTTTCTCTTGATCTCAAGAGCACATATCCAAGCAGCAACTCGAGGGATCAGGAGTTTATACAAAACCTggctctcttcctctgcaaTTTCTTTGGAATGCACTTGAAC CTTATCGAGAAACTCCCCAACCGCGATTTCCTCATTCATGGTCACTACTATCTTATTAGAATATCGCAGATCGATGATCGAGAGATTTTCAAGATTTGTCTCGACTATTGGCTCAAGCTTGTCCAGGAGCTTTACGAGGAGATGCAGCAGCTCCCCATGACCGACCTGAACCCTCTCATGGCAGTTGGCGCGGGAATGTCTGGAAGCGGCGCCCCGAACCCTACGATGCTCAACAACTACCCTCTCCGAAAGCACAAATACAACGAGGTCCTCTCTAACCTTCGAGTCGTTATGATCGAGAAGATGGTCCGTCCTGAGGAAGTCTTGATTGTTGAGAACGACGAGGGTGAAATTGTCCGAGAATTCGTCAAGGAGAGTGACACAGTACAACTTTACAAGACGATTCGAGAGTGCCTGGTCTACCTGACACATTTGGACGTGGTCGACACAGAAAACATCATGACCGAGAAGCTCGCTCGACAAGTCGACGGAAGCGAGTGGTCCTGGCACAACTGCAACGTTCTTTGCTGGGCTATCGGCTCGATCTCTTTGGCGATGAACGAGGAGACAGAGAAGAGGTTCCTTGTTACTGTCATTAAGGATCTCCTCGGTCTTACTGAGATGAAGCGAGGCAAGGACAACAAGGCCGTTGTCGCCAGTAACATTATGTACATTGTCGGACAGTACCCCCGCTTCCTCAAGGCTCATTGGAAGTTCCTCAAGACAGTTGTCAATAAGCTGTTCGAGTTTATGCACGAGTCACACGAGG GTGTCCAGGACATGGCTTGCGATACGTTTATTAAGATCGCCCGCCAGTGCCGACGTCACTTTGTAGCCCTGCAACCCAGCGAGCAGGAGCCTTTCATTGAGGAGATCGTTCGAAACATGGGCAAGATCACATGCGACTTGACACCTCAACAAGTGCACACCTTCTACGAGGCCTGCGGTTACATGGTTGCCGCTCAGGGCAACAAGCACCAGCAGGAGAGACTCCTTGCCGACCTGATGGCTATCCCCAACGCAGCCTGGgacgagatcatcaagcaGGCAACAGTGAACCCAACTATCCTTCAGGATGCCGAGACTATTAAGGTTATTGGAAACATCATGAAGACTAATGTGTCTGCTTGCTCATCTGTGGGGTCCTATTTCTATCCCCAGATCGGCCGCATCTACCATGACATGCTCCAGATGTACAACGCCACAAGTACACTGATCTCCGAGGCTGTGGCTCGCGATGGTGAACTCGCCACCAAGATGCCCAAGGTCCGAGGTCTCCGAaccatcaagaaggagatcctcaagctcattgaGGTGTACGTCGATAAGGCAGAGGATCTTCAGGCCGTCCGTGCCCAGATGGTTCCTCCTCTGCTGGAATCTGTTCTTGTTGACTACAACCGCAACGTCCCTGGCGCCCGCGATGCCGAGGTGCTCAAGGCTTGCTCTACTATTATCACCAAGCTTTCT GCTTTAATGGAGGACCAGGTTCCTACTATCATGCAGAACGTTTTCGAGTGCACTCTGGAGATGATCAACAAGGACTTCTCTGAGTTCCCCGAGCACCGAGTCGAGttcttcaacctcctccGAGCCATCAACTTGCACTGCTTCCCTGCCCTGCTCAAGCTCGACAACAACCAATTCAAGTTTGTCATCGACTCATGCTCATGGGCTTTCAAGCACGACAACCGAGATGTCGAGGCGGCTGGTCTTAACATGGCTCTGGAGCTGATCAACAACATTGCTGAGAAGACAGATGTGCAAACCGCCAACGCTTTCTTCCAGCGATTCTTCATCACTATCCTCCAGGATGTGTTCTTCGTTGTGACCGACAACGACCACAAGGCCGGCTTCAAGACACAATCCATGTTGCTGATGAAGCTCTTTTATTATATCAACCCTGCCGATGGGTCTCAGCCTAAGATCCAGGGACCTATCTACAGCCCCGATCAAGCGCAAGCTGGAACCGACAACCGAGAGTTTGTTGCCAACTTTGTAGCTAACCTCCTACAAAACGCCTTCCGCAACCTGCAAGC GAACCAAATCACAAGCTTCGTCGAAGGCTTGTTCACGCTTAACACGCAGTACGACAAGTTCCGACTCAACCTCCGTGATTTCCTCGTCTCCCTCAAAGAGTTTGCTGGCGACAACGCTGAGCTCTTCATTGTCGAAAAGGAACAACAGGAGCAGGACGCCAAGGCCGCTGATATGGAACGACGACAGAAGGTTGGCGGTCTTCTCAAGCCCTCTGAGCTGGACGATGAGGAGCTATGA